From the genome of Rarobacter incanus, one region includes:
- a CDS encoding CHAP domain-containing protein, with amino-acid sequence MLLPGLATTAPAQAANYEVLCTGYDGCVAAGYPDHGYKQARSSMYWNMFSGHNCTNYAAYKVIRDGGPATRPWTGGGNATYWGTSVPQLVDQAPAVGAIAWWLGGAGGMGSAGHVAYVERVVSNDEVIISEDNWSGDFHWKRIKRASSVWPSGFLHFTADAAGNPTGALDAATSPVRGQIRVTGWAVDPDSAGAAVGIRVVVGAPAGGAGVIADESSVAATPNANGAQGSSTNPSSPSGIASGADATGAISSTVGFDITVDTQTGGKLPVYVYAQNVAGTLGRAVLLGGRTVKVTKPLAIKAGTVALTGKTRVGATVKAAVADWPEGVVLDYQWRREGKTIKGATTRKYLAQPDDKGKRLSVVVVASRPGYKTATKKSVATAVVMPGKLASTTPKIKGKAAVGAKLTVKTGAWTPDVTFKYQWYRGGKKIAGATKATYKVKKRDRGATIAVRIAGKKKGYVTAKVWAKVKRVHKS; translated from the coding sequence GTGCTCCTCCCCGGCCTCGCCACCACGGCCCCCGCCCAGGCGGCGAACTACGAAGTGCTGTGCACCGGATACGACGGCTGCGTCGCGGCGGGCTACCCCGATCACGGTTACAAGCAGGCCCGATCGAGCATGTACTGGAACATGTTCTCCGGCCACAACTGCACCAACTACGCGGCCTACAAGGTCATTCGCGATGGCGGCCCCGCGACGCGCCCCTGGACCGGCGGAGGCAACGCGACCTACTGGGGGACGTCGGTTCCGCAACTCGTCGATCAGGCCCCTGCGGTCGGTGCGATCGCCTGGTGGCTAGGCGGAGCGGGCGGCATGGGTTCGGCGGGCCACGTCGCGTACGTCGAGAGGGTCGTGTCGAACGACGAGGTCATCATCTCCGAGGACAACTGGTCCGGAGACTTCCACTGGAAGCGCATCAAGCGCGCCAGTTCGGTGTGGCCCAGCGGGTTCCTCCACTTCACCGCTGACGCGGCCGGCAACCCGACGGGCGCGCTCGACGCCGCCACGTCGCCGGTGCGCGGCCAGATCCGGGTGACTGGCTGGGCCGTCGACCCCGACTCCGCCGGAGCGGCAGTGGGCATTCGCGTCGTCGTGGGCGCGCCCGCCGGCGGGGCGGGCGTGATCGCCGACGAGTCCTCCGTCGCCGCCACGCCGAACGCCAACGGGGCGCAGGGCTCGTCCACGAACCCGTCCTCGCCCAGCGGGATCGCCTCGGGCGCGGATGCCACGGGAGCCATCTCGTCCACCGTGGGCTTCGACATCACCGTGGACACACAGACGGGCGGGAAGCTGCCCGTGTACGTGTACGCCCAGAATGTCGCTGGAACGCTGGGGCGGGCGGTGCTCCTCGGCGGCAGGACCGTCAAGGTGACGAAGCCGCTCGCGATCAAGGCTGGCACCGTCGCGCTGACGGGCAAGACGCGGGTGGGGGCCACGGTGAAGGCGGCAGTGGCCGACTGGCCCGAAGGCGTCGTACTCGACTACCAGTGGCGGCGCGAAGGGAAGACCATCAAGGGCGCGACCACCCGCAAGTACCTGGCGCAGCCCGACGACAAGGGCAAGCGACTCTCGGTCGTCGTCGTCGCGTCGCGGCCCGGATACAAGACCGCGACCAAGAAGTCGGTCGCGACCGCCGTGGTCATGCCCGGCAAGCTCGCCTCGACGACGCCCAAGATCAAGGGCAAGGCCGCAGTCGGCGCCAAACTCACGGTCAAGACCGGCGCATGGACGCCAGATGTCACCTTTAAGTACCAGTGGTACCGGGGCGGCAAGAAGATCGCGGGCGCGACGAAGGCCACCTACAAGGTCAAGAAGCGCGATCGGGGAGCCACGATCGCGGTGCGCATTGCCGGCAAGAAGAAGGGCTACGTGACCGCGAAGGTGTGGGCGAAAGTCAAGAGAGTCCATAAGTCTTAG
- a CDS encoding Lrp/AsnC family transcriptional regulator, producing the protein MDAIDRTIIELLRDDSRTALGVIGAQVGLSASAVKRRVDRLRELGIIRRFTIVVDETAANASTEAYVEVFCRGTVAPAMLRTMLEQVPEVVYAGTVTGDADAVALLRARDIAALERALERVRAMPNVDRTRSAVVLTPLVQK; encoded by the coding sequence GTGGACGCAATAGATCGCACAATCATTGAACTGCTTCGCGACGATTCCAGAACCGCGCTCGGGGTCATCGGAGCGCAGGTGGGACTCTCGGCTTCCGCGGTGAAGCGAAGGGTCGACCGGCTCCGAGAGCTCGGGATCATCCGCCGCTTCACCATCGTGGTCGATGAGACCGCCGCCAACGCCTCGACCGAGGCCTACGTCGAGGTCTTCTGCCGCGGGACCGTCGCCCCCGCCATGCTCCGGACCATGCTGGAGCAGGTGCCCGAGGTCGTCTACGCCGGGACGGTCACGGGCGACGCCGATGCCGTGGCGCTGCTGCGGGCGCGCGATATCGCCGCTCTCGAACGGGCGCTCGAGCGAGTGCGGGCGATGCCGAACGTTGATCGCACGCGATCCGCTGTGGTCCTCACGCCGCTCGTTCAGAAATAG
- a CDS encoding amidase family protein: protein MRRHMSARRASAGAIALALGLGALPVAVVAGTSASAITTPVGADSASWNINDARRPGIDTGSIRNISNSNVEAFGSIFAQVSGGEEPRMNGQMLRGFGLTATSGTTYTSSASVRLGDILVTRKLSLDTTTNIATFFDTFTNTATADRVVDVSFGGALGYGTANSAASILATSSGDQVIDGTDSWTLSQAAGGSNRRAVGVVVGDAGSDRVGNQQRDPFTTDYVTTGSAANYPGFVESLDIAPGETQSLLRYVVVGDRNDTTTIAANTAALAASPVVSALTLDELCTVSNWDVTALLGATGCAGTEPLVLPPAEDEAPAVTDVAYDVTGKTITELQAAMRAGEVTSVEITQAYLDRINAYDTGSLGFKAFISVADNAIEQAEAADVARKNGADSDLLGIPIALKDLYDTKDQITTGGTRALKDWQPATDAFQVAALRDAGAVLIGKTNLSEFANSGSFSESGFQQTWNGLYPSKSSFGSSGGSATALAADFAAGAMGSQTGVSLYAPSTGASIAAFRGTDGLTSTSGVMPLTWAQDYAGPMAKSVSDLAVLLDATATQETGNNPDDILTSRVDNSKRPTEWKTALDSGALQGKRIGYSPTAFQSAIFTDDTTGPETFEAIQEIFEAAGATLVPMTGAPSTSGTGINPVGSGGAEGWERYIEENPGFPFATPKGLLESKDNLPYNVSSNYTSVGMDDANTDLYLQRRDVYKERVADWMDTGAADTEPVDAVVYPGFISEVGNNDASSAALSSDRATGVLTSNFGVPTVILPITTTSAGYSNSVQIVGRAWDDASILGYGYAAEQQSKAALHTQYAPALQYSGPADSIVSLSLSSTSTAFGTPAKATIKVVSARTATGNVTVNVDGASVTGALVNGEATVTLPSTLTVGTHLVEASYAGTQKVAAGSAAAQLAVTASDSSIAISAAKSSLTYGTAASVTLAATTASGKPLAGTAIVYDGAKVITEVTIPATGKATLKVPGLTVGKHSLTARLLPGASNGAARTATSAVVTVAKAAAKVTLKVAKKTTTKKRLKATITVKASGLKTVTGKVTVRVNGKKVKTVALKNGKISVKLPKLKKGKAKVRVTYAGSATTKVAKSAIKKVAVKK, encoded by the coding sequence ATGAGACGACACATGAGCGCGCGACGGGCCTCCGCCGGCGCCATCGCGCTGGCCCTAGGGCTCGGAGCACTGCCGGTAGCGGTGGTGGCCGGGACGAGCGCATCGGCGATCACCACTCCCGTGGGAGCCGACAGCGCTTCGTGGAACATCAACGACGCTCGCCGACCCGGCATCGACACGGGCTCCATCCGCAACATCTCCAATTCGAACGTTGAGGCGTTCGGCTCGATCTTCGCCCAGGTCAGCGGTGGCGAGGAGCCCCGCATGAATGGTCAGATGCTGCGTGGGTTCGGTCTCACGGCCACATCCGGCACCACCTACACCTCTTCCGCGTCTGTGCGTCTCGGCGACATCCTCGTCACTCGCAAGCTTTCGCTGGACACGACCACCAACATCGCCACCTTCTTCGACACATTCACCAACACGGCCACTGCGGACCGCGTAGTCGACGTCTCGTTCGGTGGCGCGCTCGGCTACGGCACAGCCAACTCCGCAGCGTCGATTCTCGCCACCTCCAGCGGTGATCAGGTGATCGATGGCACCGACTCCTGGACCCTGTCCCAGGCGGCGGGCGGCAGCAACCGGCGGGCGGTCGGTGTCGTCGTCGGTGACGCCGGCTCGGATCGCGTCGGCAACCAGCAACGCGACCCGTTCACGACCGACTACGTGACCACCGGCAGCGCCGCGAACTACCCGGGCTTTGTCGAATCGCTCGACATCGCCCCTGGTGAGACTCAGTCCCTGCTGCGCTACGTCGTCGTGGGTGACCGGAACGACACCACTACCATTGCGGCCAACACGGCGGCGCTCGCGGCCAGCCCTGTCGTCAGCGCTTTGACGCTCGACGAACTGTGCACCGTCAGTAACTGGGACGTCACCGCGCTTCTGGGCGCGACCGGCTGCGCTGGCACAGAGCCGCTCGTCCTCCCTCCCGCTGAGGACGAGGCCCCCGCCGTCACCGATGTGGCGTACGACGTCACGGGAAAGACCATCACGGAACTGCAGGCGGCGATGCGCGCCGGGGAGGTGACCTCGGTCGAGATCACCCAGGCCTACCTGGACCGCATCAACGCCTACGACACGGGATCGCTCGGCTTCAAAGCCTTCATCTCGGTCGCCGACAACGCGATCGAGCAGGCCGAGGCCGCCGATGTGGCGCGCAAGAACGGCGCCGACTCCGATCTGCTCGGCATCCCGATCGCCCTGAAGGACCTGTACGACACCAAGGACCAGATCACGACCGGTGGCACACGGGCGCTGAAGGACTGGCAGCCGGCCACGGATGCCTTCCAGGTCGCGGCACTGCGCGATGCCGGAGCCGTCCTGATCGGCAAGACCAACCTCTCCGAGTTCGCGAATTCGGGCTCCTTCAGCGAATCCGGCTTCCAGCAGACCTGGAACGGCCTGTATCCGTCCAAGAGCTCGTTCGGCTCCTCCGGCGGTTCGGCGACGGCGCTCGCGGCGGACTTCGCCGCCGGAGCCATGGGTTCCCAGACCGGTGTGTCGCTCTACGCCCCATCCACCGGGGCCTCGATCGCCGCCTTCCGCGGCACGGACGGCCTGACGTCGACCTCGGGTGTCATGCCGCTCACCTGGGCTCAGGACTACGCCGGCCCGATGGCCAAGTCCGTGTCCGACCTCGCCGTACTGCTCGATGCCACCGCAACCCAGGAGACGGGCAACAACCCGGACGACATCCTGACCAGCCGCGTGGACAACTCCAAGCGTCCGACCGAATGGAAGACCGCGCTTGACTCTGGCGCGCTGCAGGGCAAGCGGATCGGCTACTCGCCCACGGCCTTCCAGTCCGCCATCTTCACGGACGACACGACAGGCCCCGAGACCTTCGAGGCGATCCAGGAGATCTTCGAGGCTGCTGGCGCCACGCTCGTACCGATGACCGGCGCACCCTCCACGTCGGGAACGGGCATCAACCCGGTCGGCAGCGGCGGCGCCGAGGGCTGGGAGCGGTACATCGAGGAGAACCCGGGCTTCCCGTTCGCGACGCCCAAGGGATTGCTCGAGTCGAAAGACAACCTGCCGTACAACGTCTCGTCCAACTACACCTCTGTCGGCATGGACGATGCCAATACGGACCTCTACCTGCAGCGCCGCGACGTCTACAAGGAGCGGGTGGCCGATTGGATGGACACAGGTGCCGCCGATACGGAACCGGTTGACGCGGTCGTGTACCCGGGCTTCATCTCCGAGGTCGGCAACAACGACGCCTCATCCGCAGCCCTCAGCTCGGACCGCGCGACCGGAGTCCTGACGTCGAACTTCGGTGTCCCGACCGTCATCCTGCCGATCACCACCACGAGTGCCGGCTACTCCAACTCGGTCCAGATCGTGGGCCGGGCCTGGGACGACGCGAGCATCCTCGGCTACGGTTACGCGGCCGAGCAGCAGTCCAAGGCGGCCCTCCACACCCAGTACGCGCCGGCACTGCAATACTCGGGTCCGGCGGACTCCATCGTGTCTCTGTCGCTGAGTTCCACCTCGACCGCGTTCGGAACCCCGGCCAAGGCCACCATCAAAGTCGTCAGCGCCCGCACGGCAACGGGGAACGTCACGGTCAACGTCGACGGAGCGTCGGTCACGGGCGCACTGGTGAACGGTGAGGCAACCGTCACCCTGCCCTCGACGCTGACAGTCGGCACGCACCTGGTCGAGGCCAGCTACGCCGGTACGCAGAAGGTCGCGGCAGGCTCGGCCGCAGCACAGCTCGCGGTGACGGCGAGTGACTCGTCCATCGCCATATCCGCAGCGAAGTCCTCACTGACCTACGGAACGGCGGCGAGCGTGACCCTGGCAGCCACGACCGCCAGCGGCAAGCCGCTCGCTGGCACGGCGATCGTGTACGACGGCGCCAAGGTCATCACCGAGGTGACCATCCCGGCGACGGGCAAGGCCACCCTCAAGGTGCCCGGGTTGACCGTCGGCAAGCACTCGCTCACCGCGCGGCTGCTGCCAGGCGCCTCGAACGGCGCCGCCCGTACGGCCACCTCGGCGGTCGTCACCGTCGCCAAGGCGGCGGCAAAGGTCACGCTCAAGGTCGCGAAGAAGACGACGACCAAGAAGCGCCTCAAGGCGACCATCACCGTCAAGGCGTCGGGCCTCAAGACCGTCACCGGCAAGGTCACGGTCCGCGTGAACGGTAAGAAGGTGAAGACGGTTGCCCTCAAGAACGGCAAGATCAGCGTCAAGCTGCCCAAGCTGAAGAAGGGCAAGGCGAAGGTGCGCGTCACCTACGCCGGATCGGCCACCACGAAGGTAGCCAAGAGTGCCATCAAGAAGGTGGCAGTCAAGAAGTAG
- the ddaH gene encoding dimethylargininase, which produces MTETLAEKVEAVERTASPYHFAMVEPSEFDVVYEINPWMATTDRPDRELALAQWRTLVDAYRAYGHTVEIIPGVPGLPDMVFAANGGLSVGGIFYTAKFSTEFREAEGPLHAEWQKANTSAKVVEATFVNEGEGDYIALGDRVLAGYGFRSTIESHRELEAVAGREVVSLHLVDSRFYHLDTALCVLDEARGLVAYFPGAFGDESRATLERLFPDAVKVSAEDAEAFAMNSVSDGKHVFHAGAAREFGRIVEELGFVSVPLDLSQFLKAGGGIKCCTMTLRD; this is translated from the coding sequence GTGACTGAAACCCTGGCTGAGAAGGTCGAAGCCGTAGAGCGAACCGCATCCCCGTATCACTTCGCGATGGTCGAACCGTCCGAATTCGACGTCGTATACGAGATCAACCCGTGGATGGCCACGACCGACCGCCCCGACCGCGAACTCGCGCTCGCCCAGTGGCGCACGCTGGTCGACGCGTACCGCGCCTACGGCCACACCGTCGAGATCATCCCCGGCGTGCCGGGCCTGCCCGACATGGTGTTCGCCGCGAACGGCGGCCTCAGCGTCGGCGGCATCTTCTACACCGCCAAGTTCTCGACCGAGTTCCGCGAGGCCGAAGGACCGCTGCACGCCGAGTGGCAGAAGGCGAACACGTCCGCGAAGGTCGTCGAGGCCACCTTCGTGAACGAGGGCGAGGGCGACTACATCGCGCTCGGCGACCGAGTCCTCGCCGGATATGGGTTCCGTTCGACCATTGAGTCGCATCGCGAGCTGGAAGCGGTCGCTGGTCGCGAGGTCGTGTCGCTGCACCTGGTCGACTCGCGCTTCTATCACCTCGACACCGCCCTGTGCGTGCTCGACGAGGCTCGCGGGCTCGTCGCGTACTTCCCCGGAGCGTTCGGCGATGAGTCGCGCGCCACGCTGGAGCGCTTGTTCCCCGACGCCGTGAAGGTGTCGGCTGAGGACGCGGAAGCATTCGCCATGAACTCCGTCTCCGACGGCAAGCACGTGTTCCACGCCGGTGCCGCGCGCGAGTTCGGCCGCATCGTCGAGGAACTCGGCTTCGTATCGGTTCCCCTCGACCTCTCGCAGTTTCTCAAGGCTGGTGGCGGCATCAAGTGCTGCACCATGACGCTGCGAGACTGA
- the rocD gene encoding ornithine--oxo-acid transaminase gives MADSTVTHRSAKPAAQEGASRLARNYHPLPVTLTSGKGAWVTDSHGREYLDCLSAYSAVNFGHANPELLAVAHAQLDRLTLTSRAFDNDRLDEFALALTNLTGTDMVLPMNTGAEAVESAIKVARAWGYRVRDVPKNRANIIVMDGNFHGRTTTIVGFSDDPSAYRDFGPFTPGFRSVPYGDALAIAQAMDENTVAVLIEPIQGEAGVLIPPAGYLADVRELTAARNVLLICDEVQAGLGRTGATLESERQGVRADLMTLGKALGGGVVPVSAVIGRGDVLGVLRPGEHGSTFGGNPLAAAVGTQVVRMLETGEHQQAARERGAQLRAALDPLAGNGLTAIRSAGLWFGIDVDPSLGTGRDVCMRLMERSVLAKDTHGQTVRLAPPLIVTADEVDQLAEAVKAALHA, from the coding sequence ATGGCCGACTCAACCGTGACGCACCGGAGCGCGAAGCCCGCCGCGCAGGAGGGCGCGAGCCGACTGGCCCGCAACTATCACCCGCTACCGGTCACGCTGACCAGCGGGAAGGGCGCCTGGGTCACCGACTCCCACGGCAGGGAGTACCTGGACTGCCTCTCGGCCTACTCAGCGGTGAACTTCGGTCACGCCAACCCAGAACTGCTCGCCGTCGCCCACGCGCAGCTCGACCGCCTCACGCTGACCTCGCGCGCCTTCGACAACGACCGCCTGGACGAGTTCGCCCTCGCGCTCACGAACCTGACCGGCACGGACATGGTCCTGCCGATGAACACGGGCGCCGAGGCGGTCGAATCCGCCATCAAAGTGGCACGCGCCTGGGGCTACCGGGTGCGCGACGTCCCCAAGAACCGGGCGAACATCATCGTCATGGACGGCAACTTCCACGGCCGCACCACGACCATCGTCGGCTTCAGCGACGACCCGAGCGCATACCGCGATTTCGGGCCCTTCACCCCGGGATTCCGCAGCGTGCCGTACGGCGACGCCCTCGCGATTGCCCAGGCGATGGACGAGAACACCGTCGCGGTCCTGATCGAGCCCATTCAGGGTGAAGCGGGCGTGCTGATCCCCCCGGCCGGTTACCTGGCCGATGTGCGCGAGCTCACCGCGGCGCGGAACGTGCTCCTGATCTGCGACGAGGTCCAGGCCGGTCTCGGACGTACCGGTGCGACGCTCGAATCGGAGCGGCAGGGAGTCCGCGCCGACCTGATGACCCTCGGCAAGGCCCTCGGCGGCGGCGTCGTCCCCGTGTCCGCCGTGATCGGCCGCGGTGACGTGCTCGGTGTGCTGCGGCCGGGCGAGCACGGCTCGACCTTCGGCGGCAACCCGCTGGCGGCGGCCGTGGGAACCCAGGTCGTGAGGATGCTCGAGACCGGTGAGCACCAGCAGGCGGCACGCGAGCGCGGTGCCCAGTTGCGGGCGGCGCTCGATCCCCTGGCCGGCAACGGCCTGACGGCCATCCGCAGTGCCGGACTCTGGTTCGGCATCGACGTGGACCCCAGCCTCGGCACGGGCCGCGACGTCTGCATGCGACTGATGGAGCGTTCGGTGCTCGCGAAGGACACGCATGGTCAGACCGTGCGGCTTGCGCCGCCGCTCATCGTGACCGCGGACGAGGTCGACCAGCTCGCCGAAGCGGTCAAGGCCGCCCTGCACGCCTGA